In Corallococcus macrosporus, the following are encoded in one genomic region:
- a CDS encoding DEAD/DEAH box helicase has product MSENTQLLEAVRKEAKPGLWSRGVSLARDGAVALQSRTASEIELRVKVAGRAVAFTVVLYPGDEAWECDCPSPVDPCEHVVAGAISLDKAEKQDAPLEAVAERWSRVVYRFTRVEGGLQLHRVLAHADGTEEPLEDLTGRLAKPQAGVTLQVEQVDLVMERLLERRTRGPLLAEKLDALLRALEPARNVLLDGRPVAVSSEVLPPRAKVEDRGQQWVITITRDPRITEVVSPGVALTAESLVRLGETAMTGAWLQHLPLVRTYSPEQLGELSAKILPELARRMPVDMKSRRLPPLDRDLKPRILLELNQLTQGLSVLPTLVYGAPPSVRIDNGRMVYLRGAVPLRDEAAEQKLLHQLRDELNLVPGRRLTVQGPEMMRFADKLRKFRGDLGGDAAGIVSPDMRLKPSLRVEGGASGAGVPEVRFTLEFEVEGGKGGARTVDAAAVVRAWTEGLGLVPLEGGGWAPLPRAWLDKNGQRVADLLAARQEDGRVANHALPELTQLCESLDQPPPPGLDRLAPLVEGFEKLPPPVLPAELNATLRAYQQQGVSWLSFLKGAGLGGILADDMGLGKTLQTICILGPKSLVVCPTSVLPNWVAELQRFRPSLKVCVYHGPGRKLDPAADITLTTYALLRLDAPVLGAPTWEAVVLDEAQAIKNPESQVSRAAFGLKANLRLALSGTPLENRLDELWSLMHFTNPGLLGGRRQFEEKTAQPISDGKPGAAEGLRRRIRPFILRRLKRDVAPELPPRTDSVMHVQLDERERSVYDAVMAATRAEVVALLNEGGSVLKALEALLRLRQAACHSALVPGQHAKTSSKVQTLVDALETAVSEGHKALVFSQWTSLLDLIEPGLKEAGIGFERLDGATANRGEVTARFQGQDGAPVLLMSLKAGGTGLNLTAADHVFLMDPWWNPAVEAQAADRAHRIGQERPVMVYRLVSQGTVEEKILGLQEKKRALFEAALSEAAGAAAITREDLLQLFA; this is encoded by the coding sequence ATGTCCGAGAACACCCAGCTCCTCGAAGCCGTCCGCAAAGAAGCCAAACCGGGACTCTGGTCCAGGGGCGTCAGCCTCGCGCGCGATGGCGCGGTGGCGCTCCAGTCGCGCACGGCCTCCGAAATCGAGCTGCGCGTGAAGGTGGCGGGCCGGGCGGTGGCCTTCACCGTCGTCCTCTACCCGGGCGACGAGGCGTGGGAGTGCGACTGCCCCAGCCCGGTGGACCCGTGCGAGCACGTGGTCGCGGGGGCCATCTCCCTGGACAAGGCGGAGAAGCAGGACGCGCCGCTGGAGGCGGTGGCGGAGCGCTGGTCGCGCGTCGTGTACCGCTTCACGCGCGTGGAGGGCGGGCTGCAGCTGCACCGCGTCCTCGCGCACGCGGACGGCACGGAGGAGCCGCTGGAGGACCTCACCGGGCGCCTCGCGAAGCCCCAGGCCGGCGTCACGCTGCAGGTGGAGCAGGTGGACCTGGTGATGGAGCGCCTCCTGGAGCGGCGCACCCGGGGGCCGCTGCTGGCGGAGAAGCTGGACGCGCTGCTGCGGGCGCTGGAGCCCGCGCGCAACGTGCTGCTGGACGGCCGGCCGGTGGCGGTGTCCAGCGAGGTGCTGCCTCCGCGCGCGAAGGTGGAGGACCGGGGCCAGCAGTGGGTCATCACCATCACGCGCGACCCACGCATCACGGAGGTGGTGAGCCCCGGCGTCGCGCTGACGGCGGAGTCGCTGGTGCGCCTGGGCGAGACGGCGATGACGGGCGCGTGGCTCCAGCACCTGCCGCTGGTGCGCACCTATTCGCCCGAGCAACTGGGCGAGCTGTCCGCGAAGATTTTGCCGGAGCTGGCGCGGCGCATGCCGGTGGACATGAAGAGCCGCCGCCTGCCGCCGCTGGACCGCGACCTGAAGCCGCGCATCCTGCTGGAGCTGAACCAGCTCACCCAGGGCCTGTCGGTGCTGCCCACGCTGGTGTACGGCGCGCCGCCGTCGGTGCGCATCGACAACGGGCGCATGGTGTACCTGCGCGGCGCGGTGCCGCTGCGCGACGAGGCCGCGGAGCAGAAGCTGCTCCACCAGCTGCGCGATGAGCTGAACCTGGTGCCCGGCCGCCGGCTGACGGTGCAGGGCCCGGAGATGATGCGCTTCGCGGACAAGCTGCGGAAGTTCCGGGGCGACCTGGGCGGCGACGCGGCGGGCATCGTCAGCCCGGACATGCGCCTCAAGCCGTCGCTGCGCGTGGAGGGCGGCGCGTCCGGCGCGGGCGTGCCGGAGGTGCGCTTCACGCTGGAGTTCGAGGTGGAGGGCGGCAAGGGCGGCGCGCGCACGGTGGACGCGGCCGCGGTGGTGCGGGCGTGGACGGAAGGGCTGGGGCTGGTGCCGCTGGAAGGGGGCGGCTGGGCGCCGCTGCCGCGCGCGTGGCTGGACAAGAACGGGCAGCGCGTCGCGGACCTGCTGGCCGCGCGTCAGGAGGACGGCCGTGTCGCGAACCACGCGCTGCCGGAGCTGACGCAGCTGTGTGAGTCGTTGGATCAGCCGCCGCCTCCGGGCCTGGACAGGCTGGCCCCGCTGGTCGAGGGCTTCGAGAAGCTGCCGCCGCCGGTGCTGCCCGCGGAGCTCAACGCCACGCTGCGCGCGTACCAGCAGCAGGGCGTGAGCTGGCTGTCGTTCCTCAAGGGCGCGGGGCTGGGCGGCATCCTCGCGGACGACATGGGTCTGGGAAAGACGCTCCAGACCATCTGCATCCTGGGCCCCAAATCGCTGGTGGTGTGCCCCACGAGCGTGCTGCCCAACTGGGTGGCGGAGCTGCAGCGCTTCCGGCCGTCGTTGAAGGTCTGCGTGTACCACGGCCCCGGCCGCAAGCTGGACCCCGCGGCGGACATCACGCTCACCACGTATGCGCTGTTGCGCCTGGATGCGCCGGTGCTGGGCGCGCCCACGTGGGAGGCGGTGGTGCTGGACGAGGCGCAGGCCATCAAGAACCCGGAGAGCCAGGTGTCGCGCGCGGCGTTCGGGCTCAAGGCGAACCTGCGGCTCGCGCTCAGCGGCACGCCGCTGGAGAACCGCCTGGATGAGCTCTGGAGCCTGATGCACTTCACCAACCCGGGCCTGCTGGGTGGCCGCCGCCAGTTCGAGGAGAAGACGGCGCAGCCCATCTCGGACGGCAAGCCCGGCGCGGCGGAAGGCCTGCGCCGCCGTATCCGTCCGTTCATCCTGCGGCGTCTCAAGCGGGACGTGGCCCCGGAGCTGCCGCCGCGCACGGACTCCGTGATGCACGTGCAGCTGGATGAGCGCGAGCGCTCCGTCTACGACGCGGTGATGGCCGCGACGCGCGCGGAGGTGGTGGCGCTGCTCAACGAGGGCGGCAGCGTGCTCAAGGCGCTGGAGGCGCTGCTCCGGCTGCGGCAGGCGGCCTGTCACTCGGCGCTGGTGCCGGGGCAGCACGCGAAGACGTCCTCCAAGGTGCAGACGCTGGTGGACGCGCTGGAGACGGCGGTGTCGGAGGGCCACAAGGCGCTGGTGTTCTCGCAGTGGACGTCGCTCTTGGACCTCATCGAGCCGGGGCTCAAGGAGGCGGGCATCGGCTTCGAGCGGCTGGATGGCGCGACGGCGAACCGGGGCGAGGTGACGGCCCGTTTCCAGGGCCAGGACGGCGCGCCGGTGTTGCTCATGTCGCTGAAGGCCGGAGGCACGGGCCTGAACCTCACGGCGGCGGACCACGTGTTCCTGATGGATCCGTGGTGGAACCCGGCGGTGGAGGCGCAGGCCGCGGACCGCGCGCACCGCATCGGGCAGGAGCGGCCGGTGATGGTCTACCGGCTGGTGTCGCAAGGCACGGTGGAGGAGAAGATCCTGGGCCTCCAGGAGAAGAAGCGGGCCCTGTTCGAAGCCGCGCTCAGCGAAGCCGCGGGCGCCGCCGCCATCACCCGCGAGGACCTGCTCCAGCTCTTCGCATGA
- a CDS encoding DUF5953 family protein → MNRRRTLTLTVYAPALSDDDGRTIAVVRGMEQALSGLRLEWRLAEGGRPVALPQRDVWLTERTEDGGFPMVCNGDERYPVTVNGRGRSGLFSPGGQPQLEVHAGLPLDEPVIAAAAELLEAMAEGARSFWGHASPYGYGSEVARQFRRAPHGPERSPRGLPMLDLPEKSPRPETPYFLGWLNYWSAAAAKAIGFPDPGRDAELLSRARRTASGGWVVQLTQTPLDLDDPAHLEALKQAYERFPEIGGRAK, encoded by the coding sequence ATGAACAGGCGCAGAACCCTCACCCTCACGGTCTATGCGCCTGCGCTCTCGGATGACGACGGCCGTACGATCGCTGTCGTCCGTGGAATGGAACAGGCGCTCTCCGGCCTACGCTTGGAGTGGCGCCTCGCGGAAGGCGGGCGCCCCGTTGCGTTGCCGCAGCGAGACGTGTGGCTCACCGAGCGGACCGAGGACGGGGGATTCCCCATGGTGTGCAACGGAGACGAGCGCTACCCCGTGACAGTGAATGGCAGGGGACGGTCCGGACTCTTCAGCCCAGGTGGCCAACCCCAGCTCGAAGTGCATGCGGGACTGCCGTTGGACGAGCCGGTGATCGCGGCAGCGGCGGAGTTACTCGAGGCCATGGCGGAAGGAGCGCGGTCGTTCTGGGGACACGCGTCGCCGTATGGCTACGGCTCGGAAGTCGCGCGGCAGTTCCGCCGCGCGCCGCATGGACCGGAGCGCTCCCCCCGAGGGCTTCCCATGCTCGACCTTCCAGAGAAGAGCCCCAGGCCCGAGACGCCCTACTTCCTGGGCTGGCTCAACTACTGGTCAGCCGCGGCCGCGAAGGCCATCGGGTTCCCGGACCCGGGCCGTGACGCCGAGCTGCTTTCACGGGCGCGGCGCACGGCATCGGGCGGGTGGGTCGTGCAGCTCACGCAGACGCCGCTCGACCTGGACGACCCGGCCCACCTGGAAGCGCTCAAGCAGGCCTACGAGCGCTTCCCGGAAATCGGTGGACGCGCGAAGTGA